One window of Parasegetibacter sp. NRK P23 genomic DNA carries:
- a CDS encoding T9SS type A sorting domain-containing protein, with protein MRYKLLLFACLCANLGYAQVSTGSNGITLLSGTTFSFEGLALVPGTDITISNNLLERTATQATSASLNSISRVYTLTNPLTFTGSIVISYLLGELNGNTEAAMQVAYNSQASGGTWTISTGSTQGTVGSFSVSNSFTGINAARFTAFDPSSALPILLEKFEGRATAGGNLLNWSTSLETNVQEIQLERSANSISYTKITGFASNGSASSYTYLDKDATGIQYYRLKTVDNDGSFEYSHVVRLSNSAQELQLQLSPNPTPGQLKINASIAQGQVMLHNAQGQKVLQQNWKQGQMIDVHALPTGTYVVTLFDGQQRFVGKIMKQ; from the coding sequence ATGAGGTATAAATTACTTTTATTTGCCTGCTTGTGCGCCAACCTGGGGTACGCGCAAGTAAGCACGGGCAGCAATGGTATCACGTTGTTGTCCGGTACAACTTTTTCTTTCGAGGGACTTGCTTTGGTACCGGGTACGGACATCACGATCTCGAATAACCTGCTGGAACGTACCGCTACGCAGGCAACCAGCGCTTCGCTGAACAGCATCAGCCGTGTGTATACGCTTACCAATCCTCTGACTTTTACAGGAAGCATAGTCATCAGCTACCTTCTGGGAGAACTGAACGGCAACACCGAAGCGGCGATGCAGGTTGCTTATAACAGCCAGGCTTCGGGTGGCACCTGGACCATCAGCACAGGTAGTACGCAGGGCACGGTAGGATCGTTCAGCGTGAGCAATAGCTTCACCGGCATCAATGCCGCACGCTTTACGGCGTTCGATCCATCTTCAGCCTTACCCATTCTATTGGAGAAGTTTGAGGGAAGGGCCACTGCCGGAGGGAACCTGCTCAACTGGTCCACAAGTCTTGAAACCAATGTGCAGGAGATACAACTGGAGCGCAGCGCCAATAGTATTTCCTATACCAAAATCACGGGCTTCGCATCAAACGGTTCGGCTTCCAGTTATACTTACCTGGATAAAGACGCGACTGGTATTCAATATTACCGGCTCAAAACGGTCGATAACGATGGCAGTTTTGAATACAGTCACGTGGTGCGCTTGAGCAACAGCGCACAGGAACTTCAACTTCAGTTATCCCCGAATCCGACACCAGGACAATTGAAAATCAACGCTTCGATTGCCCAGGGACAAGTAATGCTGCACAATGCCCAGGGACAAAAAGTGTTGCAACAAAACTGGAAACAGGGTCAGATGATTGATGTACACGCACTGCCTACCGGCACTTACGTGGTAACGCTTTTTGATGGACAACAACGTTTCGTTGGAAAAATAATGAAGCAGTAA